From Plectropomus leopardus isolate mb chromosome 17, YSFRI_Pleo_2.0, whole genome shotgun sequence, a single genomic window includes:
- the LOC121957067 gene encoding glycerophosphodiester phosphodiesterase 1-like: MLQIGDEVVYFSAVFLLMMLGTRSPTGASLLTAFLYVFMVMFRFPPVPADQAGRVLRPRAPSGGVPVVAHRGGSHDAPENTMAAIREASRNGATGVELDLSFTADEVPVLMHDETVDRTTNGSGPVSKLQLVQLKRLDAAARHRLKDKFSIEKVPTLQEAVEECIRHQLTIFFDVKDQPDKAAAVLHEMYKKFPVLYNSSVVCSFEPKVIYKMRQTDPNVVTALIHRPWRLSRFGDGTARSLSTSSQLWLGVLDVLLDWAHHHILWKLCGVSAILVQKDFISLDYVQYWAERGVEVVGWTVNTAVEKDYYQNMLKVGYITDSLLEDCDPHY; the protein is encoded by the exons ATGCTTCAGATCGGGGATGAGGTGGTGTATTTCTCGGCCGTGTTTCTGCTGATGATGTTGGGGACGCGGAGCCCCACGGGGGCCTCCCTCCTCACCGCATTCCTCTATGTCTTCATGGTGATGTTCCGGTTTCCTCCGGTGCCAGCGGACCAGGCCGGCCGCGTGCTCCGGCCCAGGGCTCCATCGGGCGGTGTGCCGGTGGTGGCGCACCGCGGAGGCAGCCACGACGCACCGGAGAACACCATGGCAGCGATCAGAGAG GCCAGCAGAAACGGAGCCACTGGAGTTGAGCTGGACCTGAGTTTCACAGCTGATGAGGTGCCAGTACTGATGCACGATGAGACTGTGGACCGCACTACCAACGGCTCTGGACCAGTTAGCAAACTGCAATTGGTCCAGCTTAAGAGACTTGATGCTGCCGCTCGTCACAGGCTGAA ggACAAGTTCAGCATTGAGAAGGTCCCGACTCTGCAGGAGGCAGTGGAGGAATGCATCAGACACCAGCTGACCATCTTCTTTGATGTCAAAGATCAACCTGATAAG GCTGCAGCAGTGCTCCATGAGATGTATAAGAAGTTTCCTGTCCTTTACAATTCTAGCGTTGTTTGCTCTTTTGAACCCAAAGTCATTTACAAg ATGCGTCAGACTGACCCCAACGTGGTGACAGCTCTCATCCACCGCCCCTGGAGACTGAGCCGCTTTGGCGATGGCACCGCTCGGTCCCTGTCGACATCGAGTCAGCTGTGGCTGGGGGTTCTGGACGTCTTGTTGGACTGGGCCCATCACCACATACTGTGGAAACTCTGTGGTGTCTCTGCCATCCTCGTTCAAAAAGACTTCATCTCACT GGACTACGTTCAGTACTGGGCAGAGCGAGGTGTGGAGGTGGTGGGTTGGACTGTCAACACTGCTGTGGAGAAAGACTACTACCAAAACATGCTGAAGGTTGGCTACATCACTGACAGTCTGCTGGAAGACTGTGATCCTCATTACTGA